The Crocosphaera subtropica ATCC 51142 genome includes a window with the following:
- a CDS encoding glucose-6-phosphate isomerase, giving the protein MDKQQLWQRYQDWLYYHEGLGFYVDISRMRFNDDLVKQLTPKFEKAFADMEALESGAIANPDEGRMVGHYWLRAPELAPNEELRKEITEPLANIAQFVKKVHQGTIKPPTADKFTDILSVGIGGSALGPQFVAEALPSENPPMTIHFIDNTDPAGIDSTLKNIGDRLKSTLVLITTKSGGTPETRNGMLEVKHAYESKGLKFEPHAVAVTMPGSKMDKIATDWLARFPMQDWVGGRTSELSAVGLLPAALQGINIDGMLIGAKEMDEATRVKDLKSNPAALLALAWYYSGNGKGEKDMVVLPYKDSLLLFSRYLQQLVMESLGKEKDLDGNTVYQGIAVYGNKGSTDQHAYVQQLREGVPNFFATFIEVLEDGRDTHFEIEPGVTSGDFLSGFLQGTRQALFENNRDSITITIPQVNPRTVGALIALYERTVSFYASLVNINAYHQPGVEAGKTMSASILDLQTKVQTVIQETSEALDIETLAAKAGSPDEVEFVYKIVRHLAANGRGVALEGNLTDLKTLKVSAS; this is encoded by the coding sequence ATGGATAAACAACAACTGTGGCAACGTTATCAAGACTGGCTTTATTATCACGAAGGGTTAGGATTCTATGTTGATATTAGCCGAATGCGCTTTAATGATGACTTGGTTAAACAACTAACCCCAAAATTTGAGAAGGCCTTTGCAGATATGGAAGCCTTGGAAAGTGGGGCGATCGCTAACCCCGATGAAGGCCGGATGGTGGGACATTATTGGTTGCGGGCCCCAGAATTAGCCCCCAATGAGGAGTTAAGAAAAGAAATCACCGAACCTTTGGCGAATATTGCTCAATTTGTTAAAAAAGTTCACCAAGGAACCATTAAACCCCCCACAGCAGACAAGTTTACGGATATCCTTTCGGTGGGTATTGGAGGATCAGCCTTAGGCCCGCAGTTTGTGGCTGAGGCGTTACCCTCAGAAAATCCTCCCATGACCATCCATTTTATCGATAACACCGATCCGGCTGGGATCGATAGTACCTTAAAGAATATCGGCGATCGCCTCAAAAGTACCCTAGTTCTCATCACCACTAAGTCAGGGGGAACCCCTGAAACCCGTAACGGGATGTTAGAAGTAAAACACGCTTACGAAAGCAAGGGATTAAAGTTTGAACCCCATGCCGTTGCTGTGACCATGCCAGGCAGTAAGATGGACAAAATAGCCACTGACTGGTTAGCTAGGTTTCCCATGCAAGACTGGGTAGGGGGAAGAACATCCGAACTATCTGCCGTGGGTTTATTGCCGGCTGCTTTACAGGGGATCAATATTGATGGAATGTTGATCGGGGCCAAAGAAATGGATGAAGCTACCAGGGTTAAAGATCTCAAAAGCAACCCGGCCGCTTTATTGGCTTTGGCTTGGTATTATTCCGGCAATGGTAAAGGAGAAAAAGATATGGTGGTTCTTCCTTATAAAGATAGTTTGCTGTTGTTTAGTCGTTATTTACAACAGTTGGTGATGGAATCTTTAGGTAAAGAAAAGGATCTTGATGGCAATACAGTTTATCAAGGAATTGCGGTTTATGGTAACAAAGGATCGACGGATCAACACGCTTATGTACAGCAATTAAGGGAAGGGGTTCCTAACTTTTTTGCTACCTTTATTGAAGTCTTAGAAGATGGCAGAGATACCCATTTTGAAATTGAACCCGGAGTAACCTCTGGGGATTTTTTATCAGGGTTTTTACAAGGAACCCGACAAGCCTTATTTGAGAATAATAGAGACTCTATTACCATTACCATTCCTCAAGTTAACCCTCGTACCGTTGGGGCATTAATTGCCTTGTATGAAAGGACAGTTAGTTTCTACGCTTCTTTGGTGAATATTAACGCTTATCATCAACCGGGAGTAGAAGCTGGTAAGACAATGTCCGCCTCTATTTTGGACTTGCAAACTAAAGTCCAAACAGTAATTCAAGAAACCTCTGAAGCATTGGATATAGAAACCTTAGCAGCAAAAGCTGGTTCTCCCGATGAGGTAGAATTTGTTTATAAAATTGTCCGTCATCTTGCTGCCAATGGTCGTGGTGTCGCCTTAGAAGGCAATTTAACTGACTTAAAAACTTTGAAAGTTTCTGCTAGTTAA
- a CDS encoding delta-aminolevulinic acid dehydratase, which yields MTLIDSQAFHNLAIALGTSLFAAFVFWAFWYASKMD from the coding sequence ATGACTCTTATTGACTCCCAAGCATTTCATAACTTAGCGATCGCCCTTGGTACTTCCCTTTTTGCCGCCTTTGTTTTTTGGGCTTTTTGGTATGCGTCTAAAATGGATTAA